The Kribbella sp. HUAS MG21 genome includes the window GCATGATTTCCCCTTATTTCCAAGGGCCCCCCGAGTGAAGACCCACCACCGACGCTAGACGGCGGACCGGGCCGCCGGGACCCTTCCCGGACCCGTTTCGGCCTGACCCGAAACGGGTTGCTCAGCGCAACCGGGGCTCGGCGAAGTCGAGCCAGCGGGTGGTGTCGGCGGGGGTGTGGTGGCGGATCGACCAATCGACCTGGCGCAGTGCCATGTGGGCCCAGTAGCGGCGCAGTACGGCGGGGGACAGGGTGGTCTCGAGCAACTCGTCGAACCAGGTGAGGTCGTCGCCGGGGAGCCGGACGTGGGCGTCGAAGCGCAGCGTGACCAGCGCGAAGTGCCGGTCGCCGCTGCCGATGCCGTCCCAGTCGACGATGCCGGTGATCCGGCCGGCGTCGGTCAGCACGTTGCCGGAGTGGTAGTCGAGGTGCACGAGGTCGTCGCCGGTCATGCCGTCCGTGTCGTCCCGCCCGATCTCGTGGATCCGGTCGAGGAGCCGCCGGGTGCGGTCGTCGTACCGCTCGAGGGACTCGTGCAGGCAGAAGCCGGGACCGCTCTCCAGCAGATACATCGACGGCGTGGGCAGACCCGCGCCCAGGCCGGTGAACTGCTCGGTCAACGCGATCATCGACTCCAGCAGCTGCCGGTCGACCGTGGCCGGCGGGCTGCCCGGCAGCCGTTCCTGGACCACGCCGACGCAGTCCGGGAGCTCGGCCAGCAGCTGGTACTGCGGGACCGGCAACCCGTGCGCCCGCGCCGCGTCCAGGGCAGCCGCCGTACGCCGCAACTCGTCGAGCGAACCGTGGCCGCGGGTGAGGACACCGTCGCGATCGTCGGGCCACCGGACGAACGCCGCACCGACCTCGCCGCCGGCGGCCGGACCGACGTACTCCAGGCCGGCGCCCGTCGCCCGGTTCACCTCGTGCACGAGATGCCGTGCGTCGAGCTTCGGAACGGCGGCGGGCAGACCCTCGGCAGTCACGCAGCCGCCTACCTGGCGGCTGGGTAGACCGCGCCGGTGTACTTCTCGCCGGGGCCCTGGCCGGGCTCGTCCTGGATCGTGCTGGCCTCGCGGAAGGCGAGTTGCAGCGAGCGCAGGCCGTCGCGCAGCGGCGCGGCGTGGTGGTGGCCGAGGGCCGGGCCCGCCGCGTCGAGCAGGCCGGCGAGGGAGTCGATCAGCGAGCGGGCCTCGTCGAGGTCCTTGTGCTCGGGGAGGTCGGCGGCCAGGCCGAGGTTGACGGCGGCGGCGCTCATCAGGTGCAGTGCGGCGGTGGAGATGATCTCCACGGCGGGGACCTCGGCGATGTCGCGGGAAGCGGTGGCGAGGGGATCCGGCTGCTGCGCGGCCGGCGGAGCGGCTGGCGGAGCGGCTGGCGGAGTGGCATCTGCGTCGGTCATGCTGCTACTCTTGCATGGCGACCGACCTGGTCAGACGGTGACCCCTGAGTGGAATACTCGAGAGTCCCCGGCGGTTCAGGTCAAAGCGGAGGGCCACCTCCCACCCAGTCGATGAACAGTCGGCGGGTCCCGGTCAAGGTACGGCGTACCACCCGTCAGGGTTGCATCGTCGTACAGCTGGGAATTGGGCCTTCGTGTGATCGCACGAGGGCCTTCGTGTTTCCCAGGGGGTCCGGGTGTGATCACGAGGTGGCTACCCAGTACGAGTTCAACCCAGGAGGACCCATCACCACTGATTTGCGCGTCAACGAGCGCATCCGCGTTCCCGAGGTGCGGCTGGTCGGACCGAACGGTGAGCAGGTAGGCATCGTCCGGATCGAGGACGCACTGCGGCTGGCCCAGGAGGCCGACCTCGACCTGGTCGAGGTCGCGGCGACCGCACGGCCTCCGGTCTGCAAGTTGATGGATTTCGGCAAGTACAAGTACGAGACCGCGCAGAAGGCGCGCGAGTCCCGCCGGAACCAGACCAACACCATCATCAAAGAGATGAAGCTGCGGCCGAAGATCGATCCGCACGACTACGAGACCAAGAAGGGTCACGTGGTGCGGTTCCTGAAGGCCGGGGACAAGGTCAAGATCACCATCATGTTCCGTGGTCGTGAGCAGTCCCGCCCGGAGCTCGGCTTCCGGCTGCTGCAGCGGCTCGCCGAGGACGTCAGCGAGCTCGGCTTCGTCGAGTCGTCGCCGCGCCAGGACGGCCGGAACATGATCATGGTGCTCGGACCGCACAAGAAGAAGTCCGAGGCGCGCGTGGACGTGGAAGCCGAGAAGGCGAAGCGGAAGGCCGAACGGGAGGCCGACGAGCAGGCGGAGCGCGCGGAGCGTGCCGAGCAGGCCCAGGCCCACGAGGCCCAGCGCGCCGCCGGCGTGACCAAGAAGCCGAAGGGTCCGGCCGACAACCTCGACCCGGAGTGACGTCCAGCTCCGGCCGCCGCGGCAGCCGGAGCCCGGCACACCGATGATCGAGTCAACGAAGAAAACCAGGAGTACACAGCCATGCCGAAGATGAAGACCCACTCGGGGATGAAGAAGCGGGTCCGGGTCACGGGGTCGGGCAAGATCCGTCGTGAGCAGACCGGTATTCGTCACCTCGCCGAGGCGAAGTCGTCGAAGCGCAAGCGCCGCCTGTCGGGCACCGTCGAGGTCGCCCCGGCGTACGTGAAGAAGGCCAAGAAGCTGCTCGGCATCTGAGCTAGCTGTCGGCCCCCCAACCCGCCCTCCCCCCGAACATCCCCCGCCGAGTGGGCTCCGTCCGGCTCCGGCGCAGAAATACAAGGAGTAACACCTCATGGCACGCGTGAAGCGGGCAGTCAACGCCCACAAGAAGCGCCGGGTCGTACTCGAGCAGGCCAGCGGCTACCGCGGCCAGCGCTCGCGGCTGTACCGCAAGGCCAAGGAGCAGGTCACCCACTCGCTGGTCTACGCCTACCGGGACCGCAAGGCGCGCAAGGGCGACTTCCGCAAGCTGTGGATCCAGCGCATCAACGCCGCGGTCCGCGCCGAGGACCTGACCTACAACCGCTTCATCCAGGGCCTGCGCCTGGCCGAGGTCGAGGTCGACCGGAAGATCCTCGCCGACCTGGCCGTGAACGACCCGGCCGCGTTCTCCGCGCTCGTGCAGGTGGCCAAGGCCGCGCTGCCGGCGGACGTGAACGCGCCGAAGAGCGACGCCGCGGCCTGAGCCGCAGTTCTCTGAAGTAAGCACTCGAGTGGCGAGTCCCGGTCTGCTGACCGCGCAATCCGCGCGGATCAAGCAGGCACGGCGGCTCGCCACTCGTGCGTTCCGGCGCAAGGCCGGCCGCTTCCTGGTCGAGGGCCCGCAGGCCGTCCGGGAGGCCCTCGAACATCGCGAGCTCGTCGTCGAGGTGTACGCCGAACCCGCTGTCGCGACCCGGCACCGCGACCTGCACGACCTCGCCGTGGCCTCCGGCGTCCCGTGGCTCGAGGTCGACCGCGCCGCCGTCGAGGCGCTGAGCGAGACCGTCACCTCCCAGGGCGTCGTCGCCGTCTGCTCGCTGGTCACCGTGCCGCTCGGGAGCACCGGGACGTTGATCGCGGCCGGCGTCCAGGTCCGCGACCCCGGCAACGTCGGCACCTTGATCCGTACGGCGGACGCGGCCGGCGCCGATGCCGTCGTACTGTCGTCGGAGTCCGTCGACCCGCACAACCCGAAGGCGGTCCGGGCCAGCGTCGGCAGCATCTTCCACGTCCCGATCAGCACGGACGTCGACATCGTCACCGCCGTACAGACCTGGCGAGAGCAGGGCCTGCAGGTGCTGGCGGCCGACGGGTACGGCGCGACGGACCTGGACACGTGCATCGACGACGGGACGCTCGCGAAGCCGACGGTCTGGCTGTTCGGGAACGAGGCGCACGGTCTGCCGGACGGCATCAACGCGGTCGTGGACCACTCGGTCAAGGTGCCGATCTACGGGCGGGCCGAGTCGCTCAATCTCGCGACCGCTGCCGCGATCTGCCTGTACGCGTCGGCGCGGGAGCAGCGCCGGTGACGGGGCTGCCGTTCGACTTGCCTGGCCGGTTCTGGCGGGGGAATCTGCATACGCACTCGGATCGCTCGGACGGCGCGCTGTCGCCGGCTGACACCGCGGCGGTGTACCGCGAGGCGGGGTACGACTTCGTGGCGATCACCGACCACTTCCGGCCGGAGTACGGGTTCCCGATGACCGACAGCCGCGAGCTGCGGTCGGACGGGTTCACCACGCTGATCGGCGCCGAGCTGCACGCCCCGCGGACCGAGGCCGGACAGGAGTGGCACATCATCGCGGCCGGGCTGCCGCTGGACTTCGCGCCGCCCACCGCGACGGAGACCGGACCCGAGCTCGCGCGCCGGGCGCGGGCGGCCGGGGCCTTCATCGGGATGGCGCATCCGGCCGCGTCGCTACTGACGGCGATCGATGCGGAGAGCCTGGATGCGGCGCACTCGGTCGAGGTCTACAACGCGCTCGCCGACCGGGAGAACCGCGGCGACAGCTGGCATCTCACCGACGTCCTGCTGAACCGCGGCCACCGCTTCACGACGTACGCCGCCGACGACGCCCACCTGCAACCCCAGGACCCGCCGCCGTGCCAGGCCTGGGTCCACGTCCGCGCCGAAACCCTCGAGCCGGACGCCCTGCTGGCCGCGCTCAAGGCCGGCCACTTCTACTCCAGCACCGGCCCCGAGCTGTACGACGTACGCGTCGAGGCGGACGTGGTCGTCGTCCGCTGCTCCCCGGCCACGAAGATCCTGCTCAGCGGCGGCCACCCCGGCGCAGAAGTTGCCCAGGGCACCGACCTCACCGAGTGCTCGCTGCCGCTGGAGCTGTTCCGCGGCCTGCACTGCCGGATCACCATCGAGGATGCGACCGGCGGCCGTGCCTGGACCAACCCGATCCACCTCCCGCCCGGCCCTGTGGATAACTCCGGCCGCTGAAGGCGCCGCTGTGCAAGGCTTTCGTCACGTACCGCTGACGAAAGGACCCCGACATGCTCTGGCCCGCGCTGCGTGCCCTCTCCTCCGGCGACCTTTCCGAGGACCAGGTGGCCTGGCTCCGGCAGACCTTCGCCCTCACCGAAGGCCCACGCACCGAGGGCCCGGCGGCCGACATCAGCCTCGCCCACCGCAAACTCACCGACGGCGAGGTGGAGCTGGTCCTCGACCTGTCCCGCCTGAACACCGACGGCTGGGTCTTCACCCTCTTCCAGACCACAGCCGACAGACCGACCCCGGCCTTCCTCGAATCCCAACGAGCCGCCTTCCGCGCAGCCATCGACCACCTCAACCTCCACCTGATCGAAATAGAACCCCCCGCCAAGGCCGACGAAGTACTGGTCAGCTCGCCCGATCCGGCCTGGGAGGCGGCGGCCGCTTTCGACAGGTACTGGAATCTTCCGGATGACCTGGACCTGGTGTGGCGGCACCTGGGTCTCGTCCGGGACGCGCCGCGCGAGGTCAAGGAGGTCAAGCTCCGGGAACTGATGCGCGACCCGGTCTGGCACGAGGCGCCGGCGAACGTGCGCAGGCAGGCGCAGGAGTTCCTCGATGGACACTGACGCCGTACCGCCCGACGAGCGCCGGAGGTACCGGCGTCTCGGTGCTGCGCTGCTGACCGACGACGGCCGCGTCACCGACGCCCGACGTGCGGAGGCGATCGCGGTCGAGGCGCTGGCCGGACGAATGCGCTCGTCCACACCCGAGCTGGTGCTCGCCGCGATGGGCCTCGTCGTCAGCAGCGAGATGGTCGACCGCCTCGGCGACAGCCGGTACGTGTTGCTCCCCGACGACGCGCGGTACCCGGCGGCGGGTGCCCAGGTGCTGCACACCGATGAGCTCCGCTCGGCCGCGTACCGCTCGCACGCACACCGGGCTGTCTGCATGGACACCGCGGAGGCCGAGCGCCTGGTGCGCCTGATCGCGACCGGCGAGCTGATGGGTGCGTGGACGTACGGCTCCAGCAACAACGCCCGGGTCTTCGCGCTGCAGGCCGTCACCCGCGACGAGTTCGGGCTGCGGCACGTGGTCGACGCCCAGCTGGACCGGGAGACGCGGCGATCCGTGGAGCTCGAGCTCAGGTACAACCGGAGCGCGCTGGCCGATTTCCTGCGGACGCAGTACACGATGACCCAGGAGGTCCTGCGGGCTCGCGGGATCACCGGCCTGATCTCGTACCGGGCACACATCTGGTCCCGCGACGGGAAGCGGCCGGCCTGGGCCGCCGAGGACAGCGCCGGGCAGGTCGTCGAGGTTCCGCAGCGGCCGCTGGCGAGTTGGTCGCCCGACCGGCAGGTCATCGCCGACTGGCTGGCGGCGCGGCAGGAGCCGGGCGTGATTCTCGCCGCTCGGCACCCGGCGGAGGACGTCGTCGCACTGCCGACGACCGGGATGGGATCCGTCGGCGAGAAGCGGTGGGTGCTGCTGCCGGGCAACCGCCGGGCTGTGGTCGATGTGGTGGTGGCCGATCCGCGCCTCGAGCATGCGTCGGGGATCGACCGGTCGGCAGGCAGCCGGGGCCCGACTCGGAAGGTCCCGGAGGTGGTGGTTGGGGGTGGGTGGGATCCGCGGACGGTGGCCGCGCGGGTGCGGGCGGCGGATGCGTTGGATGTGCGGATCGGGCGGATTCTGGACGGGCGGGAGGAGGCGCCGGCTTGGTGGTTGCGGGACGACTCCGGGTATGCGGTGGCCGGGCGCGATCTGGAGTTTCTGCGGATCGACGAGCAGCACGTGCGGTGGATGCTCACCGGGCAGTCGCCGATGGGGCTGACCCCGAAGCTGTACCACCAGTTCGCGGGCGAGCTGCTGCACGCTTTGCAGCAGGACCGGGTCGGCGCGACCCAGGTCGACGTACGGCTCAAGGGAACGGCTGCCGAGTTCTTCTCCGGGGTGCGGAAGACGCTGCCGACCGAAGCCGAGCTCGCGGACCGGCCGGAGGCACTCGGCCGGATGCGGGAGTGGTTCGGCGACGACCAGCGGCGGCCGCTGCGCCGTCCGTACGACGCCATGTACCGCCTCGGCCTCGAGCCGGAGCCGAGCGACTACGACCTCGAATCAACAGCACGGCTGCGATCCGGGTGGCCCGCACGTACTGGCGCGAGCACCACCGCGACCGCTACCCGGGCGACTTCATGGGCGGCCACGGCTACCTGGACAAACAGGCCGTCCGCGGCGCGTTGCCGCACCTCGCCGACTGGGCCACCCGCTGGGAGGACAAGCTCAGTCGCCCGCTGTCTCTGGGCGTCTTCGAATCCACAGGCCCTTTCAACGAAGCAGCCCTCGGCCGCAACCTCTCGGCCCACTTCAAACCCACCGACTGGCTCATCCACCACACTCGGACATCCGCGGGCCCGCAGCTCCCGCCTTCCGACGGCCTCGCTCCCACACCGACCGCTGCCAGGTCTCAGCACCCGCGGCGGGTGCGCGGGCTCCGAGCGGATCGTGTGGGCGGCCGGGTGTGAGCGCTACTTCTTGACGCGGGCTTCGAGGCCGTCGAGGAGGGCGTCGAGGCCGAAGACGAAGTTCTCGGTGAGGCTGGTGTCGAGGCCGGCCGCGGTGCGGCGGCGGACCGATTCCTGCATCTCGGGGTACTCGGCGGCGGCCGCCTGGGCCTCTGCCAGCCGCTCGCTGATCCAGCTCTCCTCGGAGCGGCCGGACTTGCGGAGCATCTCCCGGGTCGCGACCTCGGCGCTCACGGTGCCGAGCACGTACGACATCACGTTGCCCATCGCGAGGTCGACGTCGCGGTCGGAGAACCCGGCCGCACCGAACAGCGCCAGCCCTCGCTCGCCGAGCGCCATCGCGTTCGGCCCGATGGTCGGACGCACGTACATCACCTCCGGCAGCCACGGATGCCGCAGGACGGCGGACCGCAGGCTGTGGCCGAACAGCAGCGCGCCGTTCCGCCACCCGGCGAGCTCCGGATCGGGGACGTCGATCTCGGACCAGACCTCGTCGATCAGCAGGTCGACGAGGTCGTCCTTGGTCGGGACGTGCCAGTAGAGGCTGGTCGCGCCGGCGTCGAGCTTCGCCGCGAGCTTGCGCATGCTCAGCCCGGTCACGCCGTCGGCGTCCAGGATCTCCATCGCGGCCGCCACGATCTGCGCGCGGCTCAGCGTCTCCTTCGCGGGCGCGGCCTTGCGGTCCCGGGTCCAGATCGAGTCGGTCATGCCGTCCATCCTACAAAGGACTCGCACACTGTACGAGAGTGTCGTACAGTGTTCGAGTGACTAGTACACCGTTCGAGTCCACCGCGACCGGGCATCCCCGGCGCTGGTGGATCCTGTTGATCCTGTGCTTGAGCCTGATGGTGCTGGTGGTCGACAACACCGTCCTCAACCTGGCGATCCCGGCCCTGATGCGGGACCTCGGCGCGACCCCCGCCGACATCCAGTGGGTCATCGACGCGTACATCCTGGCGTTCGCCGGGCTGCTGCTGACCGCCGGAAGCCTCTCCGACCGGTACGGGCGGCGGAAGATGCTGCTGATCGGACTCGTGGTCTTCGGCGCGGCGTCGTTGCTGGCCACGCTGGCCGAGACGCCTTGGCAGCTGATCGCCTGCCGTGGGCTGATGGGGGTCGGCGGCTCGCTGCTGATGCCGAGCACGCTGTCGATCCTGTTCACGGTGTTCGCGCCGGAGGAGCACCGCAAGGCGATGGCGGGCTGGTCGATGGTCGCGATGGTCGGCGTGGTGGCCGGTCCGACCGTCGGCGGCGTGCTGCTGAACCACTTCTGGTGGGGCTCGATCTTCTGGCTGAACGTGCCGATCGCGATCCTGGCGATCATCGGCGCGCTGGCGCTGATCCCGGAGTCGAAGGGCCCGGCCCGCGACGTCGACCCGGCCGGTGCCGTCCTGACGATCGTCGGGATGGCGTCCGTGGTGTGGGCGATCGTCTCGATCCCGGCGCACGGCTGGAGCTCCGGCCGGGTGCTCGGCGGGCTGGCGGTCGGGGTGGCCGCGCTGATCGGGTTCGCGCTGTGGGAGAAGCGGAGCGCGCACCCGATGGTGCCGCTGGAGCTGTTCAAGGACCGGCGGTTCAGCGGGACGAGCTTCTCGATCGTGCTGCTGTCGTTCACCGCGGGCGGTCTGATGCTGGCGTTGACGCAGTACCTGCAGTTCGCGCTCGGGTACACGCCGTTGAAGGCCGGTCTCGCGCTGCTCCCGTATGCCGTCGCCGCGGCGATGTTCAACGGGCTCGGAGCGACGCTCGGCAAGAAGGTCTCCGACCGGACGCTGATCGCGCTCGGCCTGGGGATCATCGCGGCCGGCTTCGGGATCCTGACCCAGGTGTCCGACTCGACCGGGTACGGCCTGCTGATCGCCGGCCTGCTCGTCATGGGGATCGGTGGCGGCCTGGCGGGTCCGGCGGCGTACACGCTGCTGATGCAGGCCGTTCCGCCGGACCACCGCGGCGTCGGCTCGGCGATGAACGACACGGTCCAGCAGACCGGGGCCGCGTTGTCGGTCGCGGTACTGGGCAGTGTGCTCGCGGCGGCGTACTCGTCGGCGCTCCCGGACTCCGTCCCGGAGGCGGCGCGGAAGTCGATCGCGGACACGCTCGCCCTCGGTCCGGACTTCCTGGCCGCGGCCAAGCATGCGTTCGTCGACGCGATGTCGATCGCGATGACTGTCGGCGCGGTCGGCGCGGTGGCCGGCGCGGTGGTCGCGCTGGTGGTGCTGCCGAGGGGCGCCGGGAAGGAGCAGGACGCCGTACCGCAGGACGCGGTACCGGCGGTGGACGACCCGGTCCGCTGACAACATTGCCCGCATGACGCGACGTTGGCTGATCGACCTGCCGACCCGGATCCGGCTCCGGACCGCCGAACAGGAGATCGGCCACCGTTCGCCGTGGTGGTTTCTCGGGCTGACTCTTGCCTGGGCGGTGAACACGCTGCGCCGGAGCAGGCTGGAGAGCCGTGCCTGAGTACCAGTGGCTGGCCAACCTGGTCCTGATGTGCCTGTTCCTCCTGACGCCGGCCGCGCTCAGCACCATGCTGGCCGGCCGCTGGCGCGGGAACCGGGTGGTACTGCGGTGGGCGCGGGTGCTCGCGGTGCTCACGATCGTGCTGGCCGTCGCGTACGACGTCGCCGGTGCGGTGTTCCTGCTGCTCTCCGAGCCTCGTAACGGCTCGTGGCGGCCGCCGCCCGGCGCCGCGGACGACCCGTACTTCTACCTCCCGATCGGCGTCGGCGCCTTCTTCGCCGGCCTCGGCATCCTGGTCGGAGTGGTCCGCGCGCGCCACCGCCTCGGCTGATCGCCCGGCTTGGGGAGGATCTTCATCCCGGATCGGGAAGAAATCCTCCCCACATCCGCTGTCCACAGGGAGGAGAGGTGGGCGGGGTGGGGGTGGTGGGACGCGTGCATGTTCTTGGCGTGGAAGAGAGTATTGCGAGCCACGCGTTCGCGGACGTGCGCGCGCGGCAGGCGGGCGCGTTCACCCGGGCCCAGGCGCTGGCCCACGGAATCACCGACAAGGTGTTGCTCGGGCGTCGCCGGGCCCGGCAGGTGCAGCGGGTTCATACAGGTGTGTACGTCGACTTCACCGGACCACTGCCCTGGGAGACCAGGGTGTGGGCGGCGTGGCTGGCGTGCGGCCCCGGGGCAGCGTTGACGGGTCCGACCGCGCTCCGCCGGTACGGCGTGACCGGGAGCCGGTGGGACGAGCGGATTCAGGTCGCAGTACCGCATGCGCGCCGCATTGACCCGGGACCCGGGATCGTCGTCACTCGCCACCGGCATCTGTCCGCGCTCGTGCAGCCGTGTCGCGAACCGCCGACGGTGCGATTGGAGGTCGCGCTGCTCCTCACCGCGGCGGCGGAAGCGGATGTTTCGCGCCGGGCCGCCGTACTGTTCGATGCGTGCCGGCAACGCCTGACGACGCCCGCTCGGTTGCTGGCAGAGCTGGAGTCGCTGCCTGAGTTGCGGGGCCGCGGGGTCATCCGGCGGATCCTGGCCGAGGCGGCCGAAGGCGTGCAGTCGTTCCTCGAGCAGGCGTACCTTCGACGCGTCGAACGCGCGCACGGGCTGCCGCGGGCGCGACGACAGGTTCGCGCCGCCGACGACGGTGCCGTCGTCTACCGGGACTCCGAGTACTCGCCGTACGACGTGCTCGTCGAACTGGACGGTCAGGTGGGACATGCAGACCCGGCCAGTCGCTGGCGTGACATGAATCGGGACAACGCGGCCGCGACGTCCGGCAAGCTGACGCTGCGCTTCGGGTATCAGTTGGTCAGCGAACCGTGCGCCGCGGCGGCACAAGTGGTCGCCGCCCTACGCTTCCGCGGCTGGACCGGATCTCCCCGCCCCTGCGCACCCACCTGCCCGCTCACCACCTAGCCGGTTGGGGAGGATCTCTTCCCGATCCGGGGGCAAAATCCTCCCCAACCGGGCTGGAGGCGGGGGTTGTGGACGGCCGATTCACGGTATTCGGGCTGGGGTTTCTAGACTGCAAGCCGTAGACGTACCAACCCGAGAGCGAGCCATGTCCGGTCCCAACACTGATTACGACCCGGTCGAAGTGACGCCGCTGCATGCCGAAGAGGTGGAGCGGACCCGTGACGAGGCGCTGACGGCGTTCACCGGGGCGGCGGATCTGGCCGCCCTGCAGGAGGCCAAGGTCACCCATCTCGGGGACAAGTCGCCGATCGTGCTGGCGAACCGGGAGATCGGCGCGCTGCCGCCGCAGGCCCGGAAGGAGGCCGGTCAGCGGATCGGCGCCGCCCGGAAGGCGATCAACGAGGCCTTCGCGGCCCGGCTCGCCGTCCTCGAGGAGGAGCACGAGGAGCGGATGCTGGCCACCGAGCGCGTCGACGTGACGCTGCCGTGGCACACCCCGCAGCTCGGCGCGCGGCACCCGCTGTCGCTGATCTCCGAGCAGGTCGCGGACGTCTTCACCGCGCTCGGCTGGGACGTCGCCGAGGGCCCCGAGGTCGAGGCCGAGTGGCTGAACTTCGACGCGCTGAACTTCCAGCCCGACCACCCGGCGCGGCAGATGCAGGACACCTTCTTCGTCGAGCCGGCCGGCTCCGGCAAGGTACTGCGGACGCACACGTCGCCGGTGCAGGCGCGGTCGATGCTGACCCGCAAGCCGCCGATCTACGTGATCTGCCCGGGCCGCGTGTTCCGCACCGACGAGCTGGACGCGACGCACACGCCGGTCTTCTACCAGGTCGAGGGCCTGGTCGTGGACGAGGGCATCACGCTCGCGCACCTCAAGGGCACGCTCGACCACTTCGTCGTGTCGATGTTCGGCGAGGGCCTCGAGGCGCGGCTGCGGCCGAACTTCTTCCCGTTCACCGAGCCGTCGGCCGAGGTGGACCTGAAGTGCTTCGTCTGCCGCGGCGCCTCCGTCGGCAACCCGGACCGCCCGTGCCGGACCTGCGGCAGCGAGGGCTGGATCGAGTGGGGCGGCTGCGGCGTGGTGAACCCGCGGGTCCTGCAGGCCTGCGGCATCGACACCGACCGGTACTCCGGTTTCGCCTTCGGCATGGGCCTGGAGCGGACGCTGATGTTCCGCAACGGCGTCGAGGACATGCGGGACATGGTCGAGGGTGACGTGCGGTTCAGCCGCCAGTTCGGGATGGAGATCTGATGCGGGTCCCACTGTCATGGCTCCGTGAGTACGTCGACCTGCCGGCGGACGTCACCGGCCGCCAGGTCGCGGAGCAGCTGATCCGGGCCGGCCTCGAGGTGGAGACCGTCGAGGAGTCCGACCTGACCGGCCCGCTCGTGGTCGGCAAGGTGCTCACGTACGAGAACGAGCCGCAGAAGAACGGCAAGACCATCCGCTGGTGCTCGCTGGACATCGGCAAGGACGAGCCGCAGTGGGTGGTCTGCGGTGCGCACAACTTCGAGGTCGGCGACCTGGTGGTCGTGGTGCTGCCGGGCGCGGTGCTGCCGGGCGGGTTCGCGATCTCGGCGCGCAAGACGTACGGCCACGTGTCGAACGGGATGATCTGCTCGAGTGCCGAGCTCGGCCTCGGCGACGACGGCACGCACGGCATCGTCGTGCTCGAGCCGGGCGAGGCCGAGCCTGGTGACGACGCTATCGAGCTGCTCGCGCTGCGCGACGACGTCCTCGACATCGCGGTGACGCCCGACCGCGGGTACTGCCTGTCGATCCGCGGTGTGGCGCGCGAGGCCGCGACGGCGTACGGCGTACCGCTGAAGGATCCGGCGGAGCTGCCGCTGACGGGCGCCGGCTCCGGTGGTTATCCGGTGCGGGTGGACGACGCCCCGGCGTGCAGCGTGTTCGTCACCCGGACGGTGACCGGGATCGACCCGAAGGCGTTGTCGCCGCGGTGGATGCAGAAGCGGCTGCTCGCCTCCGGGATGCGGCCGATCTCGATCGGCGTCGACGTCACGAACTACGTGATGCTCG containing:
- the pheS gene encoding phenylalanine--tRNA ligase subunit alpha, whose protein sequence is MSGPNTDYDPVEVTPLHAEEVERTRDEALTAFTGAADLAALQEAKVTHLGDKSPIVLANREIGALPPQARKEAGQRIGAARKAINEAFAARLAVLEEEHEERMLATERVDVTLPWHTPQLGARHPLSLISEQVADVFTALGWDVAEGPEVEAEWLNFDALNFQPDHPARQMQDTFFVEPAGSGKVLRTHTSPVQARSMLTRKPPIYVICPGRVFRTDELDATHTPVFYQVEGLVVDEGITLAHLKGTLDHFVVSMFGEGLEARLRPNFFPFTEPSAEVDLKCFVCRGASVGNPDRPCRTCGSEGWIEWGGCGVVNPRVLQACGIDTDRYSGFAFGMGLERTLMFRNGVEDMRDMVEGDVRFSRQFGMEI